Sequence from the Seonamhaeicola sp. ML3 genome:
TGCGCCATCATCACCATAATTAACTCCCCAATCGTTATTAGCTCTAAACTTATATTCTCCATCGATTAAAGTAACATCGTTTAAAACCCAAATATCGTCGAATGGACGAGACCAATCTCTCGTAAATTGAGCATCAGGAGTAGCGCCCCAGTCATTGTAAGCTCCACCAACTAAGCCCCAAACGTAATCGATTGGCTCTAGCGTGTATGTATTGTCGTTTAGGTTAACGGTTGCTATATAAATTCCTGCGGTTACAACTATATTAGCACCACCAGCATCAAGTGTTCCATCGTTACCATCATCTCCCCAATTGGTTCCCCAATCGTTATTCATTCTAAATTTCATTTCACCATCAATTAAAGTAACAATACCTCTAAATACATCTGAGTATTGATCGTACTGAAGCATGAAATCTGGAGTGGCTCCCCAATCATTGTAAGCACCTCCTACTATACCTAAAGAAAATGCTTCAATAGTATAGGTAAGGTCGTTCAAGTTCATAGTGATTTTGTAATCACCCTCGGTAACTGCAATATTTGCACCTCCAGCCTCTAGGCTTCCGTCAGCACCATTATCACCGTAATTGTTTGCCCAATCGTTGTTTTCTCTAAACTTTATCTCGCCATCAATTAAATGTGCGTAAGCTACAAGAACACCGTCTGTATCTGTAGACCAGAATGGTAAATCTGGAGTAGCTCCCCAATCATTGGCTCCAGAGCCAACAATACCCCAAGTTGTAGATAAGTCTAAGGCTGTAGCATAAGTTGTTACAGTTACAGTAACAGGGTCTGTTATTCTTTCAAGAACGCTACCCGTAGCAGTATCGGTAATTGTTGCAACGATTCGTAGCTCAATATCTCCAGAAGTATCTGCTTCTATGCCACTTTGAATAGCTGCAGCATTTAGTTGTGCATTTGTTAAGCTAATACTACTGGAATTGGTTGAACTTGCTACCTCTACCGGATTTGCAAAGTTTGTTCCTGCTAGTGCAGCCTCAAGAACATATTCTACCTGAAGCCCTAAAGATGATTCTAAAATAGGGTCATCCCATTCAAAGACCATAGCAATGGCGTCGTTATTGTCAATAGATAATTCGAAAGTATCTCCGTCTTGTACGCTGGTTACCTCAGGTTCATTTACTGGGTAGGTAGTGGCAAGCATTAATATACTGTTGCTTATCTGACCTCCTCCTAGTACTCTCATGTAAACTGGAATATCTCTAAATTGATTTGTTACAGCAGAAGTTAAAACTTCATTAAATTCCATAACGCTCATAGAGAAATTACTGTTATCTGTTGTTCCTAGTACAATAGGAGCAGTAAATTCTGCATCTTGAGACATTTCTACTGTATAAGATGAACTTCCAGTAATCTCATCTTCCCAAGAAATTGTAAACGCTGGGTTGTCTGGCAATGAGAAATTCAGAAATACCGTGCTAATACCCGGCGTGTTTAAAACAAACGCCGCATCGGGAGTTGTGATTTCAAGTGTTTCTTCTGTTTCACATGAAGTAAAAATCAAAGTGAAGGCGAGAAGACACACGCTTAGTTTATTTATAATTGATTTCATTGTCTTATTGTTTTTGTAGTTCTTATAAGTTTAATGGAATAAGTATATAACGACCAGTTAAATCGTTAAACCAGATATCGTAGTCATCTTCCACTAAAACGGGAATGGAACCGCCATTTTCTGTGGCAACACCAGAAAAACTTGTAGGGCCTCCCCAAGAAGCGCCAGCTCCTGTTTTAAAGTTTACCTCTCCTGGTGTTAATCTTACATTGTTAACATGCCATATATGACCATCGAAGGTTAATGGTGTCAGACTTTGTGAAGATGCTACACTGGAGCCTTCTACAGATAAAGATGCCGGACTTGAAACGCCTGAGGCATTAAATGGTTCGAAAGTAAAAGTGTTACTGGAAAAGTTTATCGTAAAGGTGTAGAATCCTTCAGGTATACCATCTCCGCCACCATATGGGAATCTTTCAGGGTCTGAACCTCCACCTGGATTATTTCCTACTGTAGCACCATCATCTGTTCCCCACTGTGGTTGCCACAGTCCTTTTGTTTGTAATACCTTAAAGTGACCGTTCTCTGCAAATTTTCCGGTGTAATAAAATACACTTGGATTATTTTCGTCTCTAAATAAAGGTGGATTATTGTTATTGTTGTTCCACCCTGGTGCTGTGGCATCTCCAACTAAGTAATAGTCGTTAAACACATAATTGAAGAAAGGGTATACTTCAAATTGGATAGTGTTTGAAGTAATCGATTCACTTTGTTGAGTACCTAAAGACGCAACTACGCGTGTGTATAATGGTGCCCATTCAAAAGGATTCAATCCTGCATTACCAGCTGCAGAATTTATTTCTCCTATAGAAAGTGAAATTGAAGTTCGTCCTGTTACGCTTGTTGCTGTAACGGGAGCAGAGAAAGCTTCATCCATAGAAAACTGAACGGCATAATTTACTGCTGTTTGCTGACCGTAATCAGACTCGGTCCAGTTTAAGGATACCGCAGGGTTATTAGTATTTACGGCATCTAATTCAATCTTTTTGATTGCTACGTCTGCTAATGCCGGAGCATTAGGTGCGGTTATTGCAAATAATTCAGAATCGTCATCGCATGAACCTAGGCATAGAACAAGTAATCCAATCATGCAAAGCGCTGAAATTTGTTTTATTGTTTTCATCATTTTGTTCTTATTTAGTTATTAATACCCTGGG
This genomic interval carries:
- a CDS encoding SusE domain-containing protein, which translates into the protein MKSIINKLSVCLLAFTLIFTSCETEETLEITTPDAAFVLNTPGISTVFLNFSLPDNPAFTISWEDEITGSSSYTVEMSQDAEFTAPIVLGTTDNSNFSMSVMEFNEVLTSAVTNQFRDIPVYMRVLGGGQISNSILMLATTYPVNEPEVTSVQDGDTFELSIDNNDAIAMVFEWDDPILESSLGLQVEYVLEAALAGTNFANPVEVASSTNSSSISLTNAQLNAAAIQSGIEADTSGDIELRIVATITDTATGSVLERITDPVTVTVTTYATALDLSTTWGIVGSGANDWGATPDLPFWSTDTDGVLVAYAHLIDGEIKFRENNDWANNYGDNGADGSLEAGGANIAVTEGDYKITMNLNDLTYTIEAFSLGIVGGAYNDWGATPDFMLQYDQYSDVFRGIVTLIDGEMKFRMNNDWGTNWGDDGNDGTLDAGGANIVVTAGIYIATVNLNDNTYTLEPIDYVWGLVGGAYNDWGATPDAQFTRDWSRPFDDIWVLNDVTLIDGEYKFRANNDWGVNYGDDGADGVLDAGGANLVTTAGTFSFVLDFSDPANPTYTKN
- a CDS encoding SusE domain-containing protein — translated: MMKTIKQISALCMIGLLVLCLGSCDDDSELFAITAPNAPALADVAIKKIELDAVNTNNPAVSLNWTESDYGQQTAVNYAVQFSMDEAFSAPVTATSVTGRTSISLSIGEINSAAGNAGLNPFEWAPLYTRVVASLGTQQSESITSNTIQFEVYPFFNYVFNDYYLVGDATAPGWNNNNNNPPLFRDENNPSVFYYTGKFAENGHFKVLQTKGLWQPQWGTDDGATVGNNPGGGSDPERFPYGGGDGIPEGFYTFTINFSSNTFTFEPFNASGVSSPASLSVEGSSVASSQSLTPLTFDGHIWHVNNVRLTPGEVNFKTGAGASWGGPTSFSGVATENGGSIPVLVEDDYDIWFNDLTGRYILIPLNL